TGATTACCGGCAAGCTGGCCCAGGTCTATCCGTACAATCTCTCTCTTCTGAAGCAGGATCTGAAGCAGCCCTCCGGTTATGTCGTCAGTCCCCGCGTGCTGCCCGCTGCGGTAGACGGCTTTCTGGCGGATTATGCCGGGCTCGGGCTGACCGGCCTGTCGCTCCGGGATTTCGGCGCTGAGCTGAATTCCGACTTCACGGACGCGAAGGTGATGGACCGCCAGCAGGCCGAGCGTGTTATCACGGAGCAGCTGGAGCGGATGAGCGGCTCCGTGCCTGAGCTGATGGTGGAGGGCGGCAATGCGTATGCGGCTCCCTTCGCCCGCCATATTGTTGCTGCGCCGATGCAGAGCAGCGGCTTCAACATCACGGATGAGAGCGTTCCCTTCCTCCAGATGGTGTATCACGGCTATCTGCAATACGCCGGAACCCCCTGGAATATGGCGGACGACCAGGACGCTGCGCTTAATCTCCTGAAGGCGCTGGAGACAGGAAGCGCGCCGTATTATACCTGGTTCTATGCCGATCCTTCTGCTATCAAAATGACCGGATTCGGTCAATTATACTCCGCCGATTACCGGAGCTGGATTGACCAGGCCGCCGGGCAATATCAGGAGCTGAGCCGCGTGCTGGGGAAGGTCCATGCCCAGCCGATCACGGAGCATATGAAGCTTGCGCCGGGTGTGTATCAGACAGTGTTTGAAGCGGGAACGGCCATTGTTGTGAATTATAATGATACGCCGGTCAGCATTGGCGGAACCACTATAGACGGGCGAAATTATTGGGTTGGAGGTGAGAAGCTGCAATGAAATTCAAGAAGCTGTCCCTGGAGCAGAAAAACAGATATTACGGGCTGTACTTCATTCTTCCCTGGTTTGCAGGCTTCTGCTTCCTGTTCCTGACGCCGCTGTTCTCCTCCCTGCGGTTCAGCCTGAGCAACCTCCAGGTTAATGATGAGGGCTTCACGCTGAAGTATATCGGGCTGGCCAATTACCGCGAGGCCTTGTTCTCACATGAGTCCTATGTCCGCACCCTGACGGAATCGGTGCTGGATATTGTGCTGAACACCCCGCTGATTCTGATCTTCAGCCTGTTTTTTGCGGTGCTGCTCAATCAGAAGTTCCATGGCCGGGTGCTGGCCCGAGCAATCTTCTTCCTGCCGGTTATCCTGGCCTCGGGGATTATCGCGAGCATTGAGAACGGCGATCTGATGCAGTCGGTCGTGCGTAGCGCGAATGATACGACAGGCGGAGGCCTGTCGGTCATCAAGAACCTGGAGCTGACCACGATGCTGATTGAATCGGGGATGAGCGTTACGGTGGTCGAATATTTGACCGGGGCGGTCAGCCGGATCTATGAGATCGTCAGCCAGTCGGGGGTGCAGATTCTGATTTTCCTGGCCGGACTCCAGTCTATTTCCCCTTCATTGTATGAAGCGGCCAAGATTGAAGGCTCCACAGGCTACGAGGCGTTCTGGAAAATCACCTTCCCGATGATCAGTCCGCTGATTCTGACGAATCTGGTCTACACCATCATCGACAGCTTTATCAGTGACCAGACCAGCCGCATGGTGGTGGATACCGCGTTCAAGAGCTTCAACTTCGGGTTGAGCGCAGCCATGTCCTGGATGTATTTTGCCATCATTGCGCTATTGTTATGGATCACGACGGCACTCATCTCGCGAAAAGTCTTCTATCAAGACTAGCGGTTGGAAGGAGGAGCTATATGAAGACGGAAACCGCAGCAATGCCGCACCGTTCCGCCAAAGAGCGGCTGCACCGGCTGGCATCAAGCGCCTATTGGACCGAATTTACGAAGAAATGGCTATGGGTCATCGCCCGTTTCGTTCTGGTCTTCGGCATCTCGTTTGTTATTCTGTACCCGATTCTGCTGAAGCTGTCGATTGCGTTCAAGAGCATGGACGATCTGTATGATTCCACGGTGATCTGGATTCCGCAGGCCTTCACACTGGAGAACTTCAGACTGGTGTTCACTGCGATGAATTACCCGGCCGTCCTGCGCAATACCCTGCTGCTGTCGTCTGCGGTCATGGTGCTGCAGACCATCATTTGCGTCCTGGCCGGCTACGGCTTCGCCCGGATCAGGTTCAGGGGGAGCGGGCTGCTGTTCGCTTGTGTGATCTTTACGATTCTGGTCCCCTCGCAGACGATTATGATTCCGCTGTACCTGCATTTCAAGAACTTCGACCTGCTGGGCCTGCTGAAGCTGTTCACGGGCAATCCGGTGAATCTGATTAATACGTATTGGCCGTTTATCATCTCTGCGGTGCTCGGGATGGGCGTCAAAACCGGCCTGTATGTCTACATCTTCCGCCAGTTCTTCCGGGGCATTCCCCGGGAGATCGAGGAGGCGGCTTATGTGGACGGGGCGGGATACTTCGCTACCTTCGCCCGCGTGATTCTGCCCAATGCCATCCCGTCCATGGTGACTGTGATGCTGTTCTCCTTCGTCTGGCAGTGGAACGATTCATTCTTCACCAATATGTATCTGAACGAGCCGAAGGTGATGTCCTCGATGATGTCATCGGCCGGCTACGGCATTGCCACGTACATGACCGGCGGCGGCCAGGCGGCCAACTCGCTTGTCCAGGACCCGTTCTTCATGTCCATGATGATGAACACCAGCGTGCTGATGGCCATCCTGCCGCTGATTATCCTCTATGTCTTCGTCCAGCGGCATTTCGTGGAGAGTGTGGAACGGTCCGGTCTGGTCGGTTAGGAGGAGATCATGCGAAGCAAGCGATTAATGGTTACCGTTGGCGTTATAGTGTCGGCTGCGGTTGTCCTTGGCCTGATTGGCAGTAACACCAGTACCAAGAAAGAGGAGGAACCCCCTGTGCAGCACCAGAACCCGCCGGATGCAGCGGTGAAGATAGACGGCAACATCCGCTATCAGACCATCGATAACTTTGGCGCATCCGATGCCTGGTCCATGGACCCCCTGGGGAAATATTGGACCGAAGAGAATAAGAACAAGGTGGCCGATCTGCTCTTCTCGCGGGACACCGGCATCGGGCTGTCGGCCTGGCGCTTCAATATCGGCGCGGGCTCGGCGGAGACCGATCAGGCCATTATTCCCGATCCGTGGAGAAGAACGGAAGCGTTCAAAATGATGGAGGACGGCCCCTACAACTGGAGCAGGCAGGCCGGGCAGCAGTGGTTCCTGAAGGCAGCCAAGGAGCGCGGAGTGGAGTCGCTGATTGCCTTCGTCAACAGCCCGCCGGTCTGGATGACCAAGAACGGCCATGCCCAGCCCGATCCTGATGTCGGCTCCAGCAATTTGAAGGAAGGTGCTGAAGCGGACTTCGCAGCGTTCCTGATTGATGTCCTCCGGCACTTCAAGGAGGAGGGGCTGGAGTTCGATTATATCAGTCCCGTCAACGAGCCGACCTGGGACTGGAATCTGGCCCAGCAGGAAGCCAGCCGGTACAATAACGAGGATCTGAAGCGTGTGATCCTGGAGCTGCACCGTAAGCTCCGCAGCAGCGGCCTGGAGACGCAGATCAGCGCCCCGGACGGGGTGGAGATTACTTCCCTGCTGGATGACGAACACTTCCGGGAGTTCGCGGGCAGCGGCGTCTACTCCAGCGGAGCGAACAGCCTGGGTCTCGGCAAGTACCGGGAGTATATCAAGGAGCTGCTCGGTGATCCTGAGCTGAAGGAGGCCGTAGGGAACAAAATCGCCTCGCATTCCTACTGGTCCGACTACAGCCATTCCGGCGATGACCGGCTGGTGAAGCTGAGAAGACTGCTCGATCGCAACCTGAAGCAATACGACCCGCAGGCCAAGTACTGGGTCACCGAATACTGCATTATGGGCGACTATGGCCCGGGACGGGATCTGGGAATGGAGCCGGCCCTGCAGGTGGCGCGGACAATCCATTATGATCTGACAGAGGCTAATGCAGCCGCCTGGCAGTGGTGGACCGCCGTATCCAAGGTGGATTACAAGGACGGCCTGATCTACACTGACTTCAATCAGGCCGGAGACGAGCAGAATATTCTGACCTCGAAGATCCTGTGGTCGCTGGGCAATTACAGCCGGTTCATCCGTCCCGGCGCGGAGCGGATTGCGCTCACCGGGCTGAGCCAGGAGGCCGGAAGCGACCTGCTCGGCTCAGCATACTGGCATGAGGCTGAGCAGAGTATGGCGGCAGTGCTGGTGAATGACAGCACTGAGGACCGGCGCGTGCAGCTCACGCTAAGCGGGCTGGGACTGAAGGCGGCGTCGCTGAAGTCCTATGTAACCAGCGCGCAGCTTGATCTGGCGCGCGGAGCGGATGCGGCTGCGAGCGGTGACCAGGTGTTCGAGGCGGCCATTCCCGCCAAGTCGGTGGTCACGCTGGTGGCAGGCGGGCCGGATGGCGGCGGGGAAGCCTCCGCCTCCAGGCAGGAGCAGGCAGCCCAGCCGGCTCAGGCGGCCCGAGTGGCCCAAGTGGGGGAGCTTCCGTCTCCGGAGGCGTATGCCGGTTATCTGTTCAGCTATTTCACAGGTGAAGGCACAGAGGACGGCGAACAGGTCTATTTCGCGCTCAGCGAAGGCAACGACCCGCTGCACTGGAAGGAGCTGAACGGAGGCCGTCCTGTGCTGACCTCCACACTGGGGGCCAAGGGAGTACGGGACCCGTTCATTCTCCGCTCGCCGGAGGGGGACCGGTTCTATCTGATCGCCACCGATCTGAAGATCAACGGCAACTGGGACTGGGGCGCTGCCCAGACGCAGGGCAGCCGGGCGGTTATCGTGTGGGAATCGGATAATCTCGTGGACTGGTCAGAGCCGAGGGAGGCACTGGTCTCGCCTGCGGAAGCAGGCAATACCTGGGCTCCTGAGGTCATCTATGACCCCGGGGGCGGGGAATACTTCCTCTTCTGGGCGTCACGGATGTACGCCGATGCGGGCCATAGCGGAGATGCCTATCAGAAGATCATGTATAGTAAGACGCGGGATTTCCGTACTTTTACGGAGCCGGAGATCTATATGGACTACGGGTATTCAGTGATCGATACCACGATGGCAGCCTATAACGGGAAGATCTACAGATTCACCAAAGATGAACGCGAGCAGGGAGCGGAGGCCCCTTTTGGCAAAATGGTGTTCCAGGAGTCGCTGGATTCCATATTTGCGCCCGCCGTGAAGCGGCTGAGTGACAGTGTAGGGGGAGTGAAGGGCATTGAGGGCCCGACCCTGTTCAAGTCCAACACGGAGGAGAAGTGGTACCTGTTCGTGGATGAGTTCGGGGGAAGAGGGTACATCCCGCTGGAGACGGATGATCTCGATTCCGGCGAGTGGCGTGTTGCTGCGGACTACAGCCTGCCGGCCAGTCCCCGGCACGGAACGGTAATTCCCGTGACTCAGCGTGAGTATGACGCGCTCTCTGCCGCATACACGCGGTAGTACTATAACAAAAAAACAGGTTCACCGCTGCCTTAGGGCAAGAGGTGAACCTGTTTGCTTAGAACAGCCGGTCCGGCTGAGTGTGCTTACTCTTACTTAGCGCTGTCGTAACGCTTGCCGACTTCTTCCCAGTTCACTACGTTCCAGAACGCCTTGATATAGTCAGGACGTTTGTTCTGGTAGTTCAGGTAGTAGGCATGCTCCCATACATCGAGGCCGAGAATTGGAGTTGCGCCTTCGCTGATCGGGTTGTCCTGGTTAGGAGTGCTGGTGATTGCCAGCTTGCCGTCCTTCACCACGAGCCAAGCCCAGCCGCTGCCGAAACGGGTAGTTGCTGCAGTAGCGAAATCTTCCTTGAATTTGTCGAAGCCGCCCAGCTCGCTGTCAATAGCTGCTGCCAGTGCGCCGGTTGGTGCACCGCCGCCGTTCGGTCCGATGACTTCCCAGAACAGAGTGTGGTTGGCATGTCCGCCGCCGTTGTTGCGGACCGCAGTGCGGATCGCTTCCGGTACAGCGTTCAGATCCTTCAGCAGATCTTCGATGCTTTTGCTTTGCAGTTCGGGTGCCTTTTCCAGTGCGGCGTTCAGGTTCGTCACATAAGTGTTATGGTGCCTGTCATGATGAATCTCCATCGTCAGAGCATCGATGTGTGGTTCAAGCGCGTTGTTCGGGTACGGAAGTGCCGGTAATTGAAATGCCATGGAAAAATCCCTCCTGAGTGTGTGTTGGATTTGAACATGATAGTGCCTACCGGTTATGTAACCGGTGAGATATTCTTATTAAAACGTATCTGGAACAATAATGCAACACTAAACAAACATAAGTGTTTGAAAAGTGTTTGCGGCCCTGAAGATCGCATAAATTGTTATGGCTGTGTAAACGCGGAGTACCCCGGCGGCAGGACTTTAAGACTGCTTTTATAACCTAAAATATGTTAAATATGAGAGTTAATTTAATGAAAACGCTTCATATCAAGCGCTTTCAAAAGAAAAGTGATGATATCGCGAGAAATATGTGCTTTAATAGATTTAAAAGCAGGTATTCCTCGGTTTTTGATGCTTTTTTCCACTTTATACTGTTATGGAAACCCCTTCTTTTTGTTAAATTCTAAGCCAAAGGGAGACTTTTACGCATGCACGTTCGTTCCTTTCAATTAAGCGACGTTACTCCAGTGACAGAATTGCTGCAGACCGCATTATCGGAAGAATGTTTCGAGAGCACGATCGAGCCCTTCTCCAGGCAGCTTTCATGGGATTCCGATCTCATTGTAGTTGCAGAGGACGACGGGGAAATCATCGGTGCGCTGATTGGTACGATTGAGAAGAATCACGGCTGTTATTTCCGCATTGCTGTCCATCCTGATTACCGCCGCAGAGGAGTCGGCAGAAGTCTTGTAACAGCGATGGAGAACAGATTTCAGGCACGCAAGGTCAGCGGAATCTTCGTTGCTGTTGACGAGCATAATTCGTTTGCGATGCCGCTGTATGAAGCGATGGGTTATAACGAGAACCAGGTCTTCAAATCCGTGCGCAAGCTAAGCATTGTCGGGTAACTATAGCGAACCGGCACTGTAAGCGGAACCAAGTGTAGAGTAGAGAACAATGACAGGAGATGCCTCCCGGCAGAGGACATTCCTGCATAATCTGTTTCATTATACTAAAGCATATCTTCCCTGTGTCCATTGCAAATGGGCGGGAGATATGCTTTTCTATTGTTATGGATCTGATAACCTAATGGAAGCAAGTAGGTGGCCTATGAACCCTGAGCTTGAAGAAGTATTCATGCGGAGCCGCAAGCAGAGATACAGATCTGTGACTCACCGCAAGTCCGGTCAACGGGCCGGAAGCCAATGGGTGAAAGAGCTGCGGGATTGGCTCGTCATAGCGGGCATAGTCTTCGCAATTATGTCTCTGCTTAATATGTATGTGTTCAATGTGTCTACCGTTATCGGCAAGTCTATGCAGCCTACCCTGTATGAGGGAGAGAAGCTGATTATCAATAAAATCTCCTTAAGCTTCGGCAGCCCGGGCCGCGGGGAGATTGTCGTTCTGCATGACCCCAGCACCGGACCGGACCGCAAGGAGTATCTGGTGAAGCGCATTATCGGTATCCCCGGCGATATTGTCGAGGTGAAGGACCGGCAGCTCTACGTCAACGGCAAGCAGGTGGAGGAGCCCTACACGGATACCACCATTCAAGATCCTGATTTCAGCGCGCTGACGGTGCAGGAGGGGACCTACTTCGTGATGGGGGATAACCGCCATGCCGGCGCGAGCAAGGACAGCCGTTATTTCGGTGCGGTAGCCAAGGGCAGCATCGTGGGCAAAGTCTCGCTGATCTGGTGGCCCTTCTCCAAGCTGAGAACCTTCTAGAGCGTTGACGTATCTATTTCATCCACATAAAGGAGAGCGGAAATGAAACTGCATTCACAGGCCTCTTATGCTCCGCCCCCTTCACGGTGGGAGGAGCTGAAGGCTGACATTAAGGCGGCCGCTTCAGACCTCGGTATTGATGATATCGGGTTCGCTACAGCGGAGCCGTTTTTATATTTGAAGAATATTCTTCAGCAGCACCGGGACAAAGGCTACGAATCCGGCTTCGAGGAGCCGGATCTGGATAAGCGGACCGTGCCGGCGCTGCCGTCCGGAGAGCAGCCGCTCTCGATTATTGCGATTGCCGTCGCCTACCCCTCCAAGCTGGAGGACCCGCCGAAGTCGGAGCCGGGCGCGCGCAGAGGCATCCTGGCCCGGGCCTCCTGGGGCCAGGATTATCACCATGTCCTCCGCGAGGCATTGGCGAAGCTGGAGAGCTTCATCCGGGAGCGTGTCCCGGATGCTGTGCTGGAGAGCATGGTTGATACGGGAGCGCTGGTGGACCGGGCTGTGGCGGAGCGAGCCGGAATCGGCTTCAGCGCCAAGAATTGCGCGATTATCTCCCCCAAGTGGGGATCGTGGATCTATCTGGGGGAGATGGTGACGAATCTCCCGCTGCCGCCGGACCAGCCTGTCGAGGCGGGCTGCGGCGACTGCACGAAATGTATCGACGCCTGCCCTACCGGAGCCTTGGTCGGTCCCGGACAGCTTAACGCCCAAGCCTGCATCTCCTATCTGACGCAGACCAAGGGGTTCCTGAGCGAGGAGTATATGACCAAGATCGGCAACCGGCTCTACGGCTGCGACACCTGCCAGATTGTCTGCCCGCATAACCGGGGCAAGAACTGGAACCACCGCCCGCAGCTTCAGCCTGATCCTGAGATCGTCAAGCCGCTGCTGCTGCCGATTCTGGACCTCAGCAACCGCGGGTTCAAGGAGAAGTTCGGCAACAGCTCGGCGGCGTGGCGCGGCAAGAAGCCGATTCAGCGCAATGCGGTCATTGCGCTCGGCAATTTCAAGGAGGCTGCTGCGGTGCCGAAGCTGACCGAGATTGTGCTGCGGGAGCCGCGCCCGGAGATGCGCGGGACTGCCGCCTGGGCGCTTAGCCGCATCGGCGGCAGCGAGGCCCTGGCCGCCGTTGAACAGGCGCTCACCAAGGAAGAGGACGCTACCGTCCGGGAGATGCTGGAACGCGCGCTGAACAAGCTACTGGAGCAGAAGGCAGCCGGGCCGGAATGAGCTGGAGTAAGCCGGACGGAAGCCGTAATTACCAATTGCTGTCCAGTTGTTGAAATGCTATGATAGATTCGCGTGCCTTCATCAGGGCATGTCCAGACACTAGAGTACAAAGGTGGATTACAGATGAATATTGCTTTGCCTATTATTACACTTGTTGTGGGTCTGATCGGCGGTTTCTTCATCGGCGTATACTATCTGCGCAGACAGATGACCAATATGCAGAATGATCCTGAGATGCTGCAGAAGGTTGCCAAGCAAATGGGTTATAACCTGAACGGGAAGCAGATGCAGCGTGCCCAGCAGATGATGCGTAACGGCAATCAGCCGGGGCGTGCGCCGGCGGCATCCAAGGGAGCAGCCCGCAAGAAGAAATAAGCGGAACAGTGAAATAGAATTAGAGCCAGTTGCAGTGCGGAAGGGGGAGATGTCATGGGGGGACTCAAGGAATACTTGAACGGGAAGGTAGCTGCGAACCGCGAGCAGATTGAATACCATGTTCAGAAGATATTAGAACTGGTCGGTGAAGATACCGGCCGTGAGGGCTTATTGGAGACACCGGCCAGAGTGACGCGGATGTATGAGGAGATCTTCGGCGGATATTCGGTTGATCCGCGCGAAGCGCTGGGCGTAACCTTTGACGAGTCGCATGAAGAGCTTGTGATCGTGAAGGATATTGTCTACTACAGCCAGTGTGAGCATCACATGGCTCCTTTCTTCGGCAAAGTGCATATCGGC
This region of Paenibacillus sp. FSL K6-1096 genomic DNA includes:
- a CDS encoding sugar ABC transporter permease, producing MKFKKLSLEQKNRYYGLYFILPWFAGFCFLFLTPLFSSLRFSLSNLQVNDEGFTLKYIGLANYREALFSHESYVRTLTESVLDIVLNTPLILIFSLFFAVLLNQKFHGRVLARAIFFLPVILASGIIASIENGDLMQSVVRSANDTTGGGLSVIKNLELTTMLIESGMSVTVVEYLTGAVSRIYEIVSQSGVQILIFLAGLQSISPSLYEAAKIEGSTGYEAFWKITFPMISPLILTNLVYTIIDSFISDQTSRMVVDTAFKSFNFGLSAAMSWMYFAIIALLLWITTALISRKVFYQD
- a CDS encoding carbohydrate ABC transporter permease codes for the protein MKTETAAMPHRSAKERLHRLASSAYWTEFTKKWLWVIARFVLVFGISFVILYPILLKLSIAFKSMDDLYDSTVIWIPQAFTLENFRLVFTAMNYPAVLRNTLLLSSAVMVLQTIICVLAGYGFARIRFRGSGLLFACVIFTILVPSQTIMIPLYLHFKNFDLLGLLKLFTGNPVNLINTYWPFIISAVLGMGVKTGLYVYIFRQFFRGIPREIEEAAYVDGAGYFATFARVILPNAIPSMVTVMLFSFVWQWNDSFFTNMYLNEPKVMSSMMSSAGYGIATYMTGGGQAANSLVQDPFFMSMMMNTSVLMAILPLIILYVFVQRHFVESVERSGLVG
- a CDS encoding glycoside hydrolase; the encoded protein is MRSKRLMVTVGVIVSAAVVLGLIGSNTSTKKEEEPPVQHQNPPDAAVKIDGNIRYQTIDNFGASDAWSMDPLGKYWTEENKNKVADLLFSRDTGIGLSAWRFNIGAGSAETDQAIIPDPWRRTEAFKMMEDGPYNWSRQAGQQWFLKAAKERGVESLIAFVNSPPVWMTKNGHAQPDPDVGSSNLKEGAEADFAAFLIDVLRHFKEEGLEFDYISPVNEPTWDWNLAQQEASRYNNEDLKRVILELHRKLRSSGLETQISAPDGVEITSLLDDEHFREFAGSGVYSSGANSLGLGKYREYIKELLGDPELKEAVGNKIASHSYWSDYSHSGDDRLVKLRRLLDRNLKQYDPQAKYWVTEYCIMGDYGPGRDLGMEPALQVARTIHYDLTEANAAAWQWWTAVSKVDYKDGLIYTDFNQAGDEQNILTSKILWSLGNYSRFIRPGAERIALTGLSQEAGSDLLGSAYWHEAEQSMAAVLVNDSTEDRRVQLTLSGLGLKAASLKSYVTSAQLDLARGADAAASGDQVFEAAIPAKSVVTLVAGGPDGGGEASASRQEQAAQPAQAARVAQVGELPSPEAYAGYLFSYFTGEGTEDGEQVYFALSEGNDPLHWKELNGGRPVLTSTLGAKGVRDPFILRSPEGDRFYLIATDLKINGNWDWGAAQTQGSRAVIVWESDNLVDWSEPREALVSPAEAGNTWAPEVIYDPGGGEYFLFWASRMYADAGHSGDAYQKIMYSKTRDFRTFTEPEIYMDYGYSVIDTTMAAYNGKIYRFTKDEREQGAEAPFGKMVFQESLDSIFAPAVKRLSDSVGGVKGIEGPTLFKSNTEEKWYLFVDEFGGRGYIPLETDDLDSGEWRVAADYSLPASPRHGTVIPVTQREYDALSAAYTR
- a CDS encoding superoxide dismutase; protein product: MAFQLPALPYPNNALEPHIDALTMEIHHDRHHNTYVTNLNAALEKAPELQSKSIEDLLKDLNAVPEAIRTAVRNNGGGHANHTLFWEVIGPNGGGAPTGALAAAIDSELGGFDKFKEDFATAATTRFGSGWAWLVVKDGKLAITSTPNQDNPISEGATPILGLDVWEHAYYLNYQNKRPDYIKAFWNVVNWEEVGKRYDSAK
- a CDS encoding GNAT family N-acetyltransferase, whose product is MHVRSFQLSDVTPVTELLQTALSEECFESTIEPFSRQLSWDSDLIVVAEDDGEIIGALIGTIEKNHGCYFRIAVHPDYRRRGVGRSLVTAMENRFQARKVSGIFVAVDEHNSFAMPLYEAMGYNENQVFKSVRKLSIVG
- the lepB gene encoding signal peptidase I codes for the protein MNPELEEVFMRSRKQRYRSVTHRKSGQRAGSQWVKELRDWLVIAGIVFAIMSLLNMYVFNVSTVIGKSMQPTLYEGEKLIINKISLSFGSPGRGEIVVLHDPSTGPDRKEYLVKRIIGIPGDIVEVKDRQLYVNGKQVEEPYTDTTIQDPDFSALTVQEGTYFVMGDNRHAGASKDSRYFGAVAKGSIVGKVSLIWWPFSKLRTF
- a CDS encoding YneF family protein, whose translation is MNIALPIITLVVGLIGGFFIGVYYLRRQMTNMQNDPEMLQKVAKQMGYNLNGKQMQRAQQMMRNGNQPGRAPAASKGAARKKK
- the folE gene encoding GTP cyclohydrolase I FolE; translated protein: MGGLKEYLNGKVAANREQIEYHVQKILELVGEDTGREGLLETPARVTRMYEEIFGGYSVDPREALGVTFDESHEELVIVKDIVYYSQCEHHMAPFFGKVHIGYVPSGRIAGLSKLARLVEAVSRRLQVQERITAQIADIMTEVLNPHGVMVVVEGEHLCMCARGVKKPGSKTVTMATRGTFREDAAARAEFLALIKE